GGCCGGTCGCCAGATCGAGCCGGCTCTCGCGGGCGTGGGCGGCACCGAGCGGGAGTTCGCCATCGGCGATCCCCGGGCCGCTGTCCTCGATGACGAGCATGGCGCCGCCATCGGGGCCGAGCCCGGTCACCAGCCGCACCTGTCCCTCCAGCGGGGTGAACTTCACCGCATTCGTCAATAGGTTGAGCGCGACCTGCCGGATCGCCCGCTCGTCGCCCCACAGCCGCACGGTTGCGCCCTGCTCCAGCGACAGGCGCAGCCGCCGCTCGGCCGCGAGGGGACGCATCATGGCGAGGCAATCCTCGGCGAGCGCATCGAGGCGCACGGGCGTCTCCACCAGCGTGCGGTGGCCGCTCTCGATGCGGGCGAGATCCAGCAGATCGTCGGCGAGCGCCAGCAGGTGCCGGCCGGCGCCGTGGATGTCGCGGGCGTAGCCGCCATAGGCCGGAACGCGGTGCGGACCCAGCACCTCCTCCGCCATCATTTCGGAAAAGCCCATCACCGTGTTGAGCGGCGTGCGCAGCTCGTGGCTCATCTCGGCGAGGAAACGCGACTTGGCGAGGCTTTCCGCCGCCACCCGCCGGCTCTCCGCCTCGGCCTCGGACGCGCGGGCCTCGGCCGCGGCCCGCGCCGCATCGAGGCGCCGGACGTGCCGGCCGACAAGAAAGACGCCGATGGCGCCGACAGCGGCGCCGAGCAGCGCGAGGGCCGGTCCGGCGACCGCGCCACCCGCCAGCGCGACCCCGGCGACGGCCGCGATGGCGATGACCATGAGTTTCGCGGGGATCACCGCCGGAGCCGCGAATCCCTCCTCCGCCTCCGCCGGCTCCGGTTGGGAGGCCGCGGCAGGACCGAGGGGGAGGCAGAGGGGGCCGGACATGCGGCGGGAACCCTTCGCGGACGGAGTGTCGGTGGAATCGACCACCCTGCGGAACGTCACCTTGGCTCCGACTCCTGCGGCAGGTGGGTTAACGATTGGTTAACGCCCTCGCCCCATCCTCCCCGGCGGATGCGCCGCACCCGTGCGGCGGCCGAGGCCGGACCCATCAAGCCCATGCGTCTGTTCGATATTTTGCGTGCCGCCTTGATCCTCGCCGTGCTCGCTGCCGCAGTGGAAATGCTCTCGCGCGCCGAGCATCTGGAAGGCCGGGCGGAGGCGGTGGACGGCGACACGCTGGACATTGCCGGCACGCACATCCGCCTCTCCGGCATCGATGCACCGGAGCTGCG
The nucleotide sequence above comes from Xanthobacter flavus. Encoded proteins:
- a CDS encoding sensor histidine kinase codes for the protein MTFRRVVDSTDTPSAKGSRRMSGPLCLPLGPAAASQPEPAEAEEGFAAPAVIPAKLMVIAIAAVAGVALAGGAVAGPALALLGAAVGAIGVFLVGRHVRRLDAARAAAEARASEAEAESRRVAAESLAKSRFLAEMSHELRTPLNTVMGFSEMMAEEVLGPHRVPAYGGYARDIHGAGRHLLALADDLLDLARIESGHRTLVETPVRLDALAEDCLAMMRPLAAERRLRLSLEQGATVRLWGDERAIRQVALNLLTNAVKFTPLEGQVRLVTGLGPDGGAMLVIEDSGPGIADGELPLGAAHARESRLDLATGRGAGLGLAIARGLATLHGGELELARRAGGGTRARVTFPPARTLRGA